The Saprospiraceae bacterium genome includes a window with the following:
- a CDS encoding gliding motility protein GldC, whose amino-acid sequence MSKPVIKSSVISLEIGLNEDKHPSKILWTSTDHPENQEKQECKAMLLSLFDKEHKDTFKIDLWTTEMQVGEMDRFMFQTLRGLADTYFRSTANKQLSNDMQMFVDYFGKQTGIIVESEDK is encoded by the coding sequence ATGTCAAAACCTGTCATAAAATCTTCCGTCATATCATTGGAAATAGGATTAAATGAAGATAAACACCCTTCTAAAATCTTATGGACTTCAACCGATCATCCCGAAAATCAGGAGAAACAGGAGTGTAAAGCCATGCTTTTGTCTCTCTTTGATAAGGAACATAAAGATACATTTAAAATAGATCTGTGGACTACAGAAATGCAGGTTGGGGAGATGGATCGGTTTATGTTTCAGACATTAAGGGGTCTTGCAGATACCTATTTCAGATCTACAGCCAACAAACAACTTTCCAATGATATGCAGATGTTTGTAGATTATTTTGGAAAACAGACCGGAATCATTGTCGAATCGGAGGATAAATAA
- a CDS encoding RsmD family RNA methyltransferase, with product MRIISGIFKGRKFVPPAKNWPTRPTTDFAKEGLFNILQNRIDFEETAMLDLFGGTGNHCYEFISRGCQDATYVDKFPGCVQFVQKTATELGITDKIKIFHLDVFKFLQTNARKFDYIFAGPPYPLPNLNSIPDEIFKYDTLAPEGLFVLEHNPSHNFKQHLRYTEERNYGTTIFSFFR from the coding sequence ATGCGGATCATAAGCGGAATATTTAAAGGCAGAAAATTTGTTCCGCCTGCAAAAAACTGGCCGACCAGACCTACGACTGATTTTGCCAAAGAAGGTCTTTTTAACATCCTGCAAAACAGAATAGATTTTGAAGAAACGGCCATGCTGGATTTATTCGGAGGTACAGGAAATCATTGTTACGAATTTATTTCCAGAGGCTGTCAGGATGCAACTTATGTGGATAAATTTCCAGGCTGTGTTCAGTTTGTTCAAAAGACTGCTACAGAACTCGGGATAACGGATAAGATTAAAATTTTCCATCTTGATGTTTTTAAATTTTTGCAGACCAATGCCAGAAAATTTGATTACATTTTTGCCGGTCCGCCTTATCCGCTCCCCAATCTGAATAGTATTCCGGATGAAATTTTTAAATATGATACACTGGCGCCTGAAGGTCTTTTTGTTTTGGAACATAACCCCTCGCACAACTTTAAACAACATCTCCGATACACAGAAGAGCGAAATTACGGAACGACCATATTTAGTTTTTTTCGATAA
- the tsaD gene encoding tRNA (adenosine(37)-N6)-threonylcarbamoyltransferase complex transferase subunit TsaD, whose protein sequence is MLINILAIESSCDDTGASVIQNGKVLSNVIATQDVHEQYGGVVPELASRQHQQNIVPVIDAALKNAGVPISEITAIAFTKGPGLLGSLLVGVSFAKGLALSLDIPLIEVHHMHAHVLAHFAEEPKPNFPFLCLTVSGGHTQIILVNNYLNMEILGETIDDAAGEAFDKTGKLLGLPYPAGPVIDKLAIEGKSVYRFPEPKVAGLNFSFSGLKTSILHFLQREVSLNPDFISQNVHDVCASVQESIVNILLKKIILATKQTGIREIAIAGGVSANSGLRKTFTAAALQFGWKLYIPSVQYCTDNAAMIGVAGYYKYLNGEFSSQSASPAARMEF, encoded by the coding sequence ATGCTCATAAATATTCTGGCTATAGAATCCTCCTGCGATGATACCGGTGCATCTGTCATTCAAAATGGAAAAGTACTCAGTAACGTAATTGCTACCCAGGATGTGCATGAACAGTATGGTGGTGTAGTGCCTGAACTTGCATCCAGGCAGCACCAGCAAAATATTGTGCCTGTCATTGATGCTGCTTTAAAGAATGCCGGTGTCCCGATTTCAGAAATTACCGCTATTGCGTTTACAAAAGGTCCCGGACTTTTAGGCAGTTTATTGGTGGGAGTGTCATTTGCGAAAGGACTAGCTTTAAGTCTGGACATCCCGCTCATAGAAGTGCACCATATGCATGCCCATGTGCTGGCTCATTTTGCGGAAGAGCCAAAACCCAATTTTCCATTTCTTTGTCTGACAGTATCCGGAGGTCATACTCAAATAATACTTGTCAATAACTATCTTAATATGGAGATACTAGGAGAAACAATAGACGATGCGGCCGGAGAGGCATTTGACAAAACCGGTAAACTCCTCGGACTGCCCTACCCTGCGGGTCCGGTCATTGATAAATTAGCTATAGAAGGAAAATCGGTTTACCGATTCCCTGAACCAAAAGTTGCGGGACTTAATTTCAGCTTCAGTGGATTGAAGACATCCATCCTTCATTTTCTGCAAAGAGAAGTCTCCCTAAACCCTGATTTTATCTCACAAAATGTACACGATGTTTGTGCTTCTGTGCAGGAAAGTATTGTGAACATTTTATTAAAAAAAATTATTCTGGCTACTAAACAGACCGGCATTCGTGAGATTGCAATAGCGGGTGGTGTGTCCGCCAATAGCGGATTACGAAAAACCTTCACGGCTGCAGCCCTTCAATTCGGATGGAAACTGTATATACCATCCGTTCAATATTGTACAGATAATGCTGCGATGATAGGAGTAGCCGGATATTATAAATATCTGAATGGAGAATTTTCTTCCCAATCCGCTTCCCCAGCAGCCAGAATGGAATTCTGA
- a CDS encoding aminotransferase class I/II-fold pyridoxal phosphate-dependent enzyme: MSNQKISLNSLCVKEYKDNRSTKPHQLPIYATSSFELETVEEGIEIFTGQKKGHVYGRYGNPTIDTVSQKLADMESFGTEYDAYGFLTSSGMSAISTIIYALLKSGDKVLTQGNLYGGTTELLTKVVANAGVETLFIDLTDLELTETTLKANPSVRLMYFETPANPTMACVDIAALCSIAQKYNVLTCIDNTFCTPVIQQPFRFGVDFIIHSTTKYLNGHGNSIAGVIIGHSSELKHKIWTTLKLMGSTCNPFDAWLINNGLKTLGLRIKQHSENAMNIAVFLENHPNVSKVNYNGLLSHEYYQVASRQMRMYGGMLSFEVKGGLQSALQFMNRLKFCTMAPTLGDTDTLVLHPATSSHLNVSKELRVINGISDGLIRVSVGIEECDDILNDINTALQNI, translated from the coding sequence ATGTCAAATCAGAAAATTAGTCTGAATTCATTGTGTGTCAAAGAATATAAAGATAACAGGAGCACCAAACCGCACCAGCTTCCCATATATGCTACATCATCTTTTGAGCTTGAAACAGTAGAGGAAGGAATAGAAATTTTTACCGGACAAAAGAAAGGTCATGTTTATGGAAGATATGGAAATCCTACCATTGATACAGTCAGCCAAAAACTGGCAGATATGGAATCATTTGGTACAGAGTATGATGCATACGGGTTTTTAACATCTTCCGGTATGTCGGCAATTTCCACTATCATTTATGCACTTTTGAAATCGGGTGATAAAGTCCTGACACAAGGCAATCTGTATGGTGGAACAACAGAATTGCTGACTAAAGTGGTAGCTAATGCAGGGGTAGAAACTCTTTTTATCGATCTGACTGATTTGGAACTGACAGAAACGACATTGAAAGCGAACCCTTCTGTAAGATTGATGTATTTTGAAACGCCTGCCAATCCTACGATGGCTTGTGTGGACATTGCCGCATTGTGTAGTATTGCTCAAAAGTATAATGTTCTTACATGCATTGACAATACCTTTTGTACACCGGTCATTCAGCAGCCTTTCCGATTTGGAGTTGACTTTATTATACATTCTACTACAAAATATTTGAATGGACATGGAAATTCAATAGCCGGTGTTATCATAGGACATTCTTCTGAACTGAAGCACAAGATCTGGACTACATTGAAACTGATGGGAAGTACCTGTAATCCGTTTGATGCCTGGCTGATCAATAACGGATTGAAAACATTGGGGTTGAGAATAAAGCAACACAGTGAAAATGCGATGAATATTGCCGTTTTTCTGGAGAATCATCCTAATGTTTCGAAAGTAAATTATAACGGTCTTTTGAGTCATGAATATTATCAGGTTGCTTCCCGTCAAATGCGAATGTATGGAGGTATGTTGAGTTTTGAAGTAAAGGGAGGATTGCAAAGTGCCCTTCAATTTATGAATAGACTGAAGTTTTGTACAATGGCTCCTACATTGGGTGATACAGATACTTTAGTCCTTCATCCAGCGACCAGTTCACACCTGAATGTGTCGAAAGAGCTCAGAGTGATCAATGGAATTTCTGACGGCCTTATCAGAGTTTCCGTTGGAATTGAAGAATGTGATGATATATTGAATGATATTAATACGGCATTGCAGAATATTTAA
- a CDS encoding T9SS type A sorting domain-containing protein, whose product MSGFFICTESLTAQTTFCGFDDRLDQLLDDQIELMEIMDLDENVMQTILQGNGPSYLPIMSNTVYTVPVVVHVIHLGTGHVTNISDTQIYSAIDQLNDDFANLAGTGVDIGIQFCLAQQDPSGNPTTGIIRVNGTNTCAGGNCYENYGIASSGALEYAVKNLSIWPNQQYYNIWVVSEIDGNDGEFTGTQAYANMAFSQPIDLDGTVILYNAFGTTGTLKSETDLNKILAHEIGHAFNLFHTFQGDCGGSCCPLNEFPAIQGDRCIDTPPHKRSNLGCTSGTNSCDGNSSDTLFVHNHMEYSDESCRNRFTSKQRERMRCALLDIRSGLANSVGCLPVCIGVTSSFTSSDTIGIQGITLEFVNTSTGHDSSVWYVNNTVILSEDLEFEFNSPDLYNVCLRVFGDGGCAVQYCRFVSILPGEPCFSEEPVIECQLLFNGNLEQHNVTHAEHGGQNNANIGQSSNVCNWRAMSATPFFCYEVLGSNSMGLYSNAGRPPGHLEGVLTSTPLDLIDGNRYKLTFEYIVGNIRGATDDTRSESLIVGLTNETTWCNTYNAACILAHENDQIITSINSPLYDFHSFQNFACVASSHNIYRYHEAEFVFENTGNYLYILNKGNLSQGSNNVIFVKNITVTDCDLSCFADPDFTIYQQDCRVGFTGTNEEDPGEYHWTFGDGTSGYGAEITHDYIYTGDFEVCLTIACNLETSYTYCDTVYITNPECDLCETFEIEIESVLCEESDSLTNSYLANFEIEVDKGFKPCIEGDLFVSTPDATTSVTSYLIDTTNSTYDIIKIALLITPDSIDLFETNGATGHITLCGPEGEFICYNFTATGQTCDRCLDITLFSIAECNDPEPNDDLLVYRGVVEIDLSEEGTEGFTYCGASSTESGFVDYITPLGSDDELFELVYTIDRTQKGPFSSSALLCFIDNFTDEKLCISLNIIVDAPCITEEPPTNCPFKWFPPKEMECVKVVEGYSIFNFAMNVHNNGYKICDGGLWGTVDGGGYVEVVSGTTPGHTFSFNIDIAIPCDFEESDTFTVRLYLCDSLGVITCFEFPFLFNCGLECDRGMEERLTIIADPVDVRLNYSLYPNPANQSIRIVRNDKKRIHLKELEISNLMGLRVHKIQNFSLDSELDVSELTPGTYIVRITGMDDVSEIRKLIIIK is encoded by the coding sequence ATGAGCGGATTTTTTATATGCACAGAATCATTAACTGCACAAACCACTTTTTGTGGTTTTGATGATCGATTGGATCAATTACTGGATGATCAGATTGAATTAATGGAAATTATGGATCTGGATGAAAATGTAATGCAAACTATTTTGCAGGGCAATGGACCTAGCTATTTACCAATTATGTCTAATACAGTTTATACTGTTCCGGTTGTCGTTCATGTGATCCATTTGGGAACTGGTCATGTAACTAATATTAGTGATACTCAGATTTATTCAGCAATTGATCAACTAAATGATGATTTTGCGAATCTGGCTGGCACAGGAGTGGATATCGGAATTCAATTCTGTCTGGCTCAACAGGATCCCTCAGGAAATCCCACAACAGGTATTATCCGGGTAAACGGGACGAATACTTGTGCCGGAGGCAATTGTTATGAAAACTATGGTATCGCCTCCAGTGGGGCTTTAGAGTATGCTGTAAAAAACTTAAGTATTTGGCCCAACCAACAATATTACAATATTTGGGTAGTAAGTGAAATTGATGGAAATGACGGGGAATTTACCGGCACTCAGGCTTATGCAAACATGGCATTCAGTCAGCCTATTGATCTGGATGGTACAGTTATACTTTACAATGCATTTGGTACCACTGGAACATTGAAATCTGAAACAGACCTTAACAAAATACTGGCACATGAAATTGGTCATGCATTTAATTTGTTTCATACATTTCAGGGTGACTGCGGAGGGTCTTGCTGTCCTTTAAATGAATTTCCAGCCATACAGGGAGACAGGTGTATTGATACACCTCCGCATAAAAGGTCAAATCTGGGATGCACGAGTGGAACCAATAGTTGTGATGGAAATAGCTCTGATACATTATTTGTACATAACCACATGGAATATTCAGATGAATCCTGCAGGAACAGATTTACTTCTAAGCAACGGGAAAGAATGCGGTGCGCATTATTGGATATTAGGTCAGGATTAGCAAATTCTGTTGGATGCCTGCCTGTTTGCATAGGGGTAACTTCATCATTTACGTCATCTGATACAATAGGAATTCAGGGAATTACTTTAGAATTTGTAAATACTTCAACAGGACATGACAGTTCAGTATGGTATGTAAATAACACAGTCATTCTTTCTGAAGATTTGGAATTTGAATTTAATTCACCCGATTTATACAATGTATGTCTTAGAGTTTTTGGAGATGGCGGTTGTGCAGTTCAATATTGCAGATTTGTATCAATTTTGCCTGGAGAACCTTGTTTTAGCGAAGAACCTGTGATAGAATGTCAGCTTTTATTTAATGGTAATTTAGAACAACATAATGTTACCCATGCAGAACACGGAGGGCAAAACAATGCTAATATAGGTCAATCATCAAATGTATGCAATTGGAGAGCAATGTCAGCAACTCCATTTTTCTGCTATGAAGTATTAGGTAGCAATTCAATGGGTTTATATTCAAATGCTGGCCGGCCCCCAGGTCATTTAGAAGGAGTGTTAACATCAACACCATTGGATTTAATTGATGGTAATAGATACAAACTAACTTTTGAATATATTGTAGGAAATATAAGAGGTGCAACTGATGATACAAGATCAGAATCACTGATAGTGGGCTTAACAAATGAAACAACATGGTGTAATACATATAATGCTGCTTGTATATTAGCCCATGAAAATGATCAGATAATCACTTCAATAAACTCACCACTATACGATTTTCATTCATTTCAGAATTTTGCATGTGTAGCATCATCACATAATATTTATAGATATCATGAAGCAGAATTTGTTTTTGAAAATACAGGAAATTATCTTTATATACTTAACAAAGGAAATCTTAGTCAAGGGAGTAACAATGTTATTTTCGTAAAAAATATAACTGTTACAGATTGTGATCTCTCATGTTTTGCAGATCCTGATTTCACAATATATCAACAAGACTGCAGAGTTGGTTTCACTGGAACCAATGAAGAAGATCCGGGAGAATACCACTGGACATTTGGAGATGGAACATCAGGGTACGGTGCAGAAATTACCCATGATTATATTTATACAGGAGATTTTGAAGTCTGTCTAACCATTGCATGTAATCTTGAGACAAGTTATACCTATTGCGATACAGTTTACATCACGAATCCTGAATGTGACTTATGTGAGACCTTTGAAATTGAAATTGAGTCCGTTTTGTGTGAGGAATCAGATTCATTAACTAATAGCTACCTTGCTAATTTTGAAATTGAAGTTGATAAAGGATTTAAACCATGTATAGAAGGAGATTTATTTGTCAGTACTCCGGATGCAACTACTTCCGTCACATCTTATCTCATAGACACAACAAATAGTACTTATGACATCATAAAAATTGCTCTTTTGATAACACCTGACTCTATAGATTTATTTGAGACTAACGGGGCAACGGGTCATATCACACTGTGCGGCCCAGAGGGGGAATTCATTTGTTATAATTTTACGGCTACTGGACAAACATGTGATCGATGTTTGGATATTACATTATTTAGCATTGCAGAGTGTAATGATCCTGAACCGAATGATGATTTACTGGTTTACCGAGGTGTTGTTGAAATTGATCTATCTGAAGAAGGTACTGAAGGTTTCACATATTGTGGTGCCAGTTCTACTGAATCTGGATTTGTGGATTATATCACCCCTTTGGGAAGTGATGATGAACTATTTGAATTAGTCTATACTATTGATCGCACCCAAAAAGGGCCGTTCTCATCTTCTGCTTTGTTGTGTTTTATAGATAATTTTACTGATGAAAAACTTTGTATATCCCTGAATATAATTGTTGATGCACCTTGCATCACGGAAGAGCCACCTACAAATTGTCCATTCAAATGGTTTCCTCCCAAAGAAATGGAATGTGTTAAAGTTGTAGAGGGATATTCAATCTTTAATTTCGCAATGAATGTACATAATAATGGTTACAAAATTTGTGATGGCGGACTTTGGGGTACAGTTGATGGTGGTGGATATGTAGAAGTTGTATCAGGCACTACACCCGGACATACCTTTAGTTTCAATATTGATATAGCAATTCCATGTGACTTCGAAGAATCAGATACATTTACTGTAAGATTGTACCTTTGTGACAGTCTCGGAGTCATTACTTGTTTTGAATTTCCTTTTTTATTTAATTGTGGATTGGAATGCGATAGAGGAATGGAAGAAAGATTGACCATAATTGCAGATCCTGTTGATGTCAGATTGAATTACAGTCTGTATCCGAATCCAGCAAATCAGAGTATCAGAATTGTCAGAAATGATAAGAAACGGATTCATCTAAAAGAATTAGAAATTTCCAATTTAATGGGCCTGAGAGTTCATAAAATCCAGAATTTTAGTTTAGATTCTGAATTGGATGTTTCTGAACTGACACCGGGAACATATATCGTTCGAATAACTGGTATGGATGATGTTTCTGAAATTCGTAAACTGATCATCATTAAATAA
- a CDS encoding DUF3822 family protein yields the protein MPVLNFDYLKHEDIHKLSVVITADSFVYGVFDHSNQLVKVQFINNVNYSDPHGTTMIREMDILKLTFQEIIVCSKQLPALHMNVPDDELFNYFPSFQDKVVFKEKFTGIETYAYFGLNEGQVNLLTDIFPDFQLHHYSKVLGHYYYPSFVPVFLAHFDEKNLHVFYQNESGFRFYNSFVTTSAHDSLYFILSAYKYLGLDPLKEKLTLSGLVDKTSPLYKLLHGYIAYPEFAVNEGLKFGNSAVESQKHYYLDIFATSLCGS from the coding sequence ATGCCTGTGTTGAATTTTGATTACTTAAAGCATGAAGATATTCATAAACTGTCTGTCGTAATTACGGCAGACAGTTTTGTTTATGGCGTATTTGATCATTCCAATCAACTTGTCAAAGTTCAGTTTATCAATAATGTGAATTATTCTGATCCTCATGGAACAACCATGATTCGGGAAATGGATATTTTGAAGTTAACTTTTCAGGAGATTATCGTCTGTAGTAAGCAACTTCCTGCCTTACATATGAATGTTCCCGATGATGAATTATTTAATTATTTTCCTTCTTTTCAGGACAAAGTTGTGTTTAAAGAAAAGTTTACAGGAATAGAAACTTATGCATACTTTGGTTTAAATGAAGGTCAGGTAAATCTGCTTACAGATATCTTTCCGGATTTTCAACTACATCATTATTCAAAGGTATTGGGGCATTATTATTATCCTTCATTTGTGCCTGTTTTTTTAGCACATTTTGATGAAAAGAATCTTCATGTTTTTTATCAGAATGAGTCAGGATTCAGGTTTTACAACAGTTTTGTGACAACATCTGCCCATGACAGTCTTTATTTTATACTGTCAGCATATAAATATTTGGGTCTCGATCCACTAAAAGAAAAACTGACGCTAAGTGGTTTGGTGGATAAAACTTCTCCGTTATATAAATTGCTCCATGGATATATAGCTTATCCTGAATTTGCTGTAAATGAAGGCTTAAAATTTGGAAATTCTGCTGTAGAAAGCCAGAAGCATTACTATTTAGACATTTTTGCAACAAGTTTATGCGGATCATAA
- a CDS encoding NAD(P)H-binding protein, with protein MNTPSPERIALIFGSSGLVGRELQTFLLDSKEYSLVKSFVRMKSEVSHPKLQEFLIDFDKPESFIDHLNGTHLFLSLGTTMAKAGSKDAFRKVDYNYPLTVAKLAKQQRVENVYLVSAVGADPDSSVFYSKVKGELERDILASGFKSVHIFRPSLLLGERSENRAGESVAQKLSGVIGMFSKGPFSKYHPISGKDVAQSIYEVSLKPGTSQQIYEYKEMQNAIW; from the coding sequence ATGAATACACCGTCACCAGAAAGAATTGCTCTTATTTTCGGATCTTCGGGATTGGTAGGGAGGGAACTTCAGACCTTTTTGTTGGATTCCAAAGAATACAGTCTGGTTAAAAGTTTTGTCAGAATGAAATCAGAAGTCAGCCATCCTAAATTGCAGGAATTTTTAATTGATTTTGATAAACCGGAAAGTTTTATTGACCACCTGAATGGTACCCATCTTTTTTTAAGTCTCGGAACCACTATGGCTAAGGCTGGTTCGAAAGATGCTTTTAGAAAAGTCGATTACAATTATCCGTTGACAGTTGCAAAATTGGCAAAACAGCAAAGAGTCGAAAATGTGTATCTGGTGAGCGCAGTAGGTGCTGACCCGGATTCATCCGTATTTTATTCAAAAGTAAAAGGAGAACTTGAAAGGGATATTTTGGCTTCAGGATTTAAGTCTGTTCATATTTTCAGACCATCCTTATTATTGGGAGAACGCAGTGAAAACAGAGCAGGAGAGTCTGTTGCACAGAAATTGAGTGGTGTAATCGGAATGTTTTCTAAAGGTCCTTTTTCTAAATATCATCCGATAAGTGGAAAAGATGTAGCCCAATCAATCTATGAAGTATCTTTGAAACCAGGTACAAGTCAACAGATATATGAGTACAAAGAAATGCAGAATGCCATCTGGTAA